In the Aneurinibacillus soli genome, one interval contains:
- a CDS encoding DRTGG domain-containing protein: MATKHEQIIQHIEELEVGSKISVRQVAKDLEVSEGTAYRAIKEAENQGLVSTIERVGTVRIEKKKKQNIEKLTFAEVVNIIDGHVLGGREGLHKTLYKFVIGAMKLEAMMRYVDAGSLLIVGNRYQAHKLSLQHGAAVLITGGFDTSDEVKKLADELQLPIISSSYDTFTVATLINRAIYDRLIKKEIMMVEDILIPLEGSYYLTTKSTVADWHRLATSVDHGRFPVVDENMKVQGVVTTKDVMGHEYLTTIEKVMSKNPITVVSRVSVASAAHTMVWEGIEMLPVVDNHRKMLGVITRQDVLKALQYIQKQPQMGETFADLIMNRFHEEKGENGIYFKGEVTPQMTNHLGNISSGVLTTLVSECGSHALRQFKKGDMVPENITVYFLKPVQIESVLEIRPRVLEMSRKFGKVEVEVYNQGTMVSKAMMTAQVIER, encoded by the coding sequence ATGGCAACCAAACACGAACAAATCATCCAGCACATCGAAGAACTTGAGGTTGGCAGTAAAATTTCTGTCCGGCAGGTCGCAAAAGACCTCGAAGTCAGTGAAGGGACTGCCTATCGGGCTATTAAAGAAGCAGAAAACCAGGGACTTGTTAGTACGATCGAACGAGTTGGCACGGTACGAATTGAGAAAAAGAAAAAACAGAATATTGAAAAGCTAACATTCGCTGAAGTCGTCAATATTATAGACGGACACGTACTTGGCGGACGGGAAGGTCTTCATAAAACGCTGTACAAGTTTGTCATCGGCGCGATGAAGCTCGAAGCAATGATGCGCTATGTGGATGCCGGAAGCTTGCTGATTGTAGGGAATCGCTATCAGGCGCACAAGCTATCGCTTCAGCACGGGGCAGCGGTACTTATTACAGGTGGCTTTGATACGAGTGATGAAGTGAAGAAACTAGCGGATGAGCTACAGCTCCCGATTATATCAAGTAGCTACGACACGTTTACTGTAGCGACGCTGATCAATCGAGCGATTTATGACCGCCTGATCAAAAAAGAAATTATGATGGTTGAAGACATCCTTATTCCGCTGGAAGGGTCTTACTACTTAACTACAAAAAGTACGGTCGCAGACTGGCACCGTCTGGCCACTTCTGTCGACCATGGCCGATTCCCGGTTGTAGATGAGAATATGAAAGTACAGGGCGTTGTGACGACGAAAGACGTGATGGGCCACGAATATTTAACGACGATAGAAAAGGTAATGTCGAAAAACCCGATCACGGTCGTATCGCGTGTCTCGGTCGCATCGGCTGCCCATACGATGGTGTGGGAAGGGATCGAGATGCTACCGGTCGTGGATAACCACCGCAAAATGCTCGGTGTCATCACGCGCCAAGATGTGCTGAAGGCACTGCAGTATATCCAGAAGCAGCCGCAGATGGGTGAGACGTTTGCAGATTTGATTATGAATCGTTTCCATGAAGAAAAAGGCGAGAACGGTATTTATTTCAAGGGCGAGGTTACGCCGCAGATGACGAACCATCTTGGGAATATTTCAAGTGGGGTATTGACGACGCTTGTGTCGGAGTGCGGGAGTCATGCGCTTCGCCAGTTCAAAAAAGGGGACATGGTACCAGAGAATATTACGGTATATTTCTTGAAGCCGGTACAAATTGAAAGCGTGTTGGAGATTCGTCCGCGTGTGCTGGAGATGAGCCGGAAGTTTGGGAAAGTGGAAGTGGAAGTGTACAATCAGGGAACGATGGTGAGCAAGGCAATGATGACCGCGCAGGTGATTGAGCGGTAG